The window TTTTACTAACTTGTTAACTGAATGGATAACCATTTATTTAAGCATGTTAtagaaacacaaacataaagTGCATTCACATAATCAGCAGTCAGCTGTCAGATAGAATGTACTATGCTGGGATGGCGTGTGGTATTTTGTACAGAAAAAGGTGCTGATGAGAGTCCGACCACATCAGCTAAGACGCAATTCTCAGCTGTTGTCATCACACACATATCACCAAATGCAAGGGAGAAGATATTTTGGGATATCGTGGCGCCGATGGTCTGAGGAAAGCAATTACAAAAAGGTAGCGGGGACTAGCAATCGAGGCAGACTCTCTCTActtctggtcaggaagccaCAGGAGGACACAGGAGAGACAGTTAGCCCGGATATCTGAAGAACGTGAAATTATTCTGTCTGAattattttcaatacattttgtaaatcttcGATTGGAGtgtgtcttctttccttctcataattggaGATTAACAAACACGTAAGGGGAGGtaaaatttgttttaattaatttaccAAAGTGGTCCTTGTGGCCTTATTAGGGTgcagagaatttcatctccaacaggcTTTAAAGTGTTTTTCTGTACATTTAAGATGTTTTAAGAGTGTCTTACTGTGTTTAAACATCAACTTGCCCAGGGACAACAGATggaaactagagaagcacttggacagcgcagacctccaccaagtgccatagttcccccGATATTGTGAGTCACGCCAAAACAAtgatcctacattttttggatcagtctttgatttAATTgataaagaatcctttaaaaaattattgGCCCAAGACGGTGATCCGATCTGGGTGATCCCAGATTTTTATCagctcttccatatcccatttctgacaaatCCTGAAAATTTTACcgaaatccattcagaacttttcaagttattttgaacacacacaaacacaaaccgataaacaccagcaaaaatataacctccgcgctgcgctTGCACTTTGCGCtgtgcttggtggaggtaatcgGACCTATTTAGATATCATGTGTGTGTtcattaatactgtatgtactgtccctgctttaaaaataaatgcataaaattagggatgcttcaatcagggttttatgctgacgAATCTGATACCGATCTTCCATGAGTgagatactgatcacatggattaactctacatttttcaatttattcataatgagtgctattggccagggccaccgttagacaattccaacgaccactggcaaataggtaattattaaaaaataaacttttgtttaagcatttgaaatatttgcatgTTAGAACTGGACTTTTGATTGCAAGACAGGCATGCGgtcacattttttccactttctatCTTTACCGCCTTTCTAACATGGAGGCATCATCCGAGCGTATCCCGCACAGCGCTCCCTCCTGACGACACAGTAGCATGTTCACCCGAGTGCACACACGTTCTGTTATAAATAGAGGTCAGCGCTCCATTGAGCAGCAGCGCTCCCAGAAGTCCTCAGGAGACTCCCAGAGTTCCCTCCTGGACGTCATCAGTGCCTCGTGTTGCCTAGCAAACGCGCACACTTCCCTGCTCCTTTGCACTTGCACTGAATAAGACTTTGCCGCCACTTTTATTTGTGATTATCTTCACAGACCTCTTCCATCATGTCACTGCAGCACACATTGATCTCATGTCCTCTGCCACTGTGAGGGTCAATCAATGTTCCCAAAGTACTGTTTGCCTGCAGGCACggctgcgtgcgtgcgtgcgtgtgtgtgcgtgtgtgtgcgtgtgtgtgtgtgtgtgtgtgtgtgggaggaggaggaacacAACTGATGTACTGTGATGGAAATAGTTGTGGAAAAGGGAAGGGGGCGGCGGGAGTCTGAGAGGGACAAAAGCAGAAACTCCGACAGAGCTCCATCATAACATCCACCATCCAGGGAGGCCAGGGAACCCTCTCCTTGACCCGGGATCACAACCTCCAAGTGAGACATGGACCAGGCTGGAGCTCCATCGAGCACCATGGTGCTGGAGTTTAAAGAGGACACGGCGCTGACTGAGGTGCGCTTCTCACCGTGAAGATTATTTTAGCATTTCATTTTGGACTTTGATGCACTTTGAAAAGTTTTAAAtgctgaattttaaaaaatctgtttaATATGATCTGTTTTATGAGTAACAAACGAGTGTCCGACTGATGACTTTTTGGTGGTCTTCTGCAGAAGATGCGTCTTCGCGTGTCATCTCTGCAGCGGTCCGGTCAGAAGCGTCAGGACGGCGAGCGCCTGCTTCTTCCTCACGAGGCCGTCTACCGGCTGGACTTCCACAACCAGGAGCTGATCTTCTCCCGCTGGAACGTGTCCTTCGGTGGCCATGGCCGGGTCACCATCACGGGAATCTCGCAGCACTGGACCCCCGATCTCACCCACCTCATGACCCGTCAGCTCCTGGAGCCCATTGGTACGCTTTGGCGCAATGCCGATGACCCCGATGAGTCGCAACTTAAGTGTCTGGAGGCCGACATGCAGGAGTTTGGTGAGAGGATCGCTGAGCTGGCCAAGGTCAGGAAGGTCATGTACTTCCTGTTTGCCTTCAAGGACGGTGCCGAGGCGGCCAAGTTGCACTGCTCGGTGGCGTTTCACAGCGAAAAATGACTGTTAGCATGCTGAGCGAGGAAACGTGAAGCGCACAAACTAAGCGAAATAAAAGCGATGAATGCTATGATGATGTATGCCTTCTTGCTCACACAAAGCAGATTTTAAAAGTAGTAAACAAATCCACCAGCAGAGGTCACCAGCTAAAGCAGGAAGTCCTTATAAGGCCATCGTAATTATccctttaaagggtccctgacatgggtaaatttgaaaaaattacatttatagttcatgatGATAGCCATGACAAGCTACTTCTCGCAGTTCAGCCCGATTTATGGAAGTGAGGCCATTGGggtactatcactcaggtaaacaaacatagcgtTGTACGAGACGCAGGATGTttgcagtgattatagcaaagatttgagcgatgtgtcaatagctTTTGAGgatgaagaaacatttggagatgaaacagAGAACCTGCAGGACATGGACTTAATGGAGATGGAGatcggtcgccttcaaaacacagaatgttaAGTGTAAatagttgcttatccttcaatttttgttttaaatcggcttcttactGAGCGTAAAGGgttttttatagcctgtttgatTGTATTTGTGGATAAATGTTCACCGCCGCCGCCCCATCCCCTTCACTGTAAACATAtcgctgtcaaaagatgtttaaATATAACATgtgtaatgctttgcagccttgtcgctatcgtggaatagtgtttagaagacattatgtaaacaagacatgatttATTCTGTTGGTGGCAACTTTGACAGGGTCATTCTTccttgttttgatgttttttcctcTGTACCGGTGGAATATGTGTTTCTAGCATACTTCCAAGGCAAAAGCTTCTTATAAAGGTCTTCCTCCAAAGCAGTCATCAGTAAAATGATcattgcaaagaacagaacttgaGGGGgatgtccatctgtctctcattgtctgcacttgcttcgtacATTGTTGTCTTTAactttcctcttttggaaaggaaaacaaacttacagaatcactcggatactgttaacacccagcagcaacacaaccttttgtcatgactgctattttgatgaaaaatatactgaaccatgtcgaccatctacctcgagaggcgtttgtttactctgctttagttGTCATGTGTCACCCATGATGTTACTttcggaaatgaggctgagctgcaagCTACTTTGTCATGGCTATGAATGTACTGTCATGAACtatgaatgtaatttttgcataTTTACTGTTCGCTTtaaaaaatcgaacaatgtagaacataattacactaagtcccctactaacaaaCATCGGccgtgcgaacattcggagatacgaacacaagccgactggtctagattttcatgtgttttgccttataagtccatatttatacagCTACTTGCTTGACCGGcaaacccatatttatactggtacatgcttgaccagcagagggcactgtgacactgctaatgggaccaacagatacaggaagacgaggaagaggagagaggaaggctaagagttttatgatacaacccggacagagcgtgtgattaaagtttatgaagagttaataggcctgcttaattctacaccacccacagaacactacctcttttagaagagtctaaagacgacgaccatttgtccttttttttcaataactcttCCTCCTCCGCCACAACCAaagacgtatgctcgaccactcctcttcaaaggtaaataacatttatcattacgtattattatatcatttttattgttgtttttttcattaattgtcctcatttaatattactactgcatccaaactcatttacatacatacacatatactgtatatgtatacacgtacatgtagtacctatatcattggtaatattcatttttttcgacttaagaacaattcgacttaagaacggtcgtctggaaccaattgtgtttgttagttggggacctagggGACAAACAATTTATAACACATATAAGataagttgatgaatcatgtcagggaccctttaagccAAGGTTAGATTCTTGATTGAATTATGCGGCAAAACCAACGCTTATGTTTGGACCGCTGACACTGGTTATCATCACAACAGGATGCTCCACTGAGGCAGCGACACTTAAGTCTTCAGCAAATGGAAAAGTGAGCTAAGGACCCCCGAGACCACATGTGAACTGATGGTGGAAACaaaacctgcacacacacacacacacacacacacacagattacaGTGCATCTTCATAGTCAAAATGGAGGGCACACCTTGGCTGCAGCCTGCAGAGGTACTATTGATTCTCAAGTCTCAACTAGCTTGCTGTCTAAAGCCCGACATGAAGCTGAGCTACACCCATGCAGACCTCCACTATAGCATATAACTCCTTATTCCAACCAATATATAGCTATAATATATAAATTCGTACAAAgataattatatataaatagatACTAATGTATACAGTCATCCTGTATAATACAGTCATTCtgtataataatgtaatgtcaATAATACAGTGTACCGTCaataactaaaataacacatcctagagctgaataaatgaaatattcttattaaataatttGTTCTTTACTAGGTTTAATGTCACACAAAAATATCATccacttcgggcgacaggtggggtacaccctggactggtcgccagccaatcgcagggcaatacatatatattataaaatataatatacaaatattcatttatgcattgaaagacaggttgatatgtagtattctacactggtcactagggctacactgcaggtcagttcccatttttttgctcatatgtgacctgtatctcaTTTTTCCATGTCAGTGTTAACACtacaattccattttttttcaaatacgaCTCGGCCTTGTTTGCATGTTGATATagtctgaacggtcaggtcgcatataacCGACTTATACATTATCGAAAGGCGTGGTTTACAGCATGAGagttggataaaggtactcaccgatgtaggtAAAAGTTgttcttgtcatccgaaaatgattttttaagaatgtcagtgaagcggcttaCGGCAATGTTCCACCACTCCTGCCACTCACTCGCTCCTTGGAATAGACTTTGCAGCAAGTTCTCCGTGAACTGCCATAGCCTAAATTCTTGCCCACTTTCTTCTAAATCTCCTACGCTGCCTTTGCACGAAATCCTTGAAACTGCCGCAAACGCCTTAAGGAGCACACACACTGGCAGCAATCACACTGAAATGCGTGTTATGTCGTGCTGTGTCGTTGCTAATGTCAACGACCACAGAAAAAAttggatttgaacaaaaaatccaaattgggcatcaaaccctgcagtgtgaatgtagcctgggtgtcggtaatgttacattagccaCCACAATAAGTCCCAGAAGttaaaacaaactaaacaacaacaaagaactctcccaatcctaacatgtgtgagtctatactatgtcttattttctttatatgtgaactatattgggtaatatgagtgtaaaggtataggatgttatttcatgtctagagggctataacAGTTCTGAAacctatatttagaaggttgtaaacaggttttctattctgtaactactaaaatattccacGAGGAATCCTagtttgctgaaattcacttatcacggttaagTCCTGAACCAATGGATGACTGTACATCAATGACTGGACAGCTTCTCAATCAAGCCCAATAGTGCCACCTTGTGAACAAGCATGTTACTGACTGCTTGCTTCAGCAGCCTTTAATCAGGCTATTTTCCAACATTAATAATGACATTGACAATGTCACACACTGCTTAGGACACTAGCAGGACTATGCTCCTGGTAAAGGTATTGCTGACCATGCAAGTGATGGATGTTTGGCCACTAACAAccactaacaaaacaaaaagaccaTCAATAGGACATGTCCTGTAGCTCTGCCCTCAGCTACATAAAGACAACATGCCAACCccatgtcaacacacacacacacacagtcacatgaCTCATGTGTccacacctgcacaca is drawn from Dunckerocampus dactyliophorus isolate RoL2022-P2 chromosome 12, RoL_Ddac_1.1, whole genome shotgun sequence and contains these coding sequences:
- the ompa gene encoding olfactory marker protein a, translating into MDQAGAPSSTMVLEFKEDTALTEKMRLRVSSLQRSGQKRQDGERLLLPHEAVYRLDFHNQELIFSRWNVSFGGHGRVTITGISQHWTPDLTHLMTRQLLEPIGTLWRNADDPDESQLKCLEADMQEFGERIAELAKVRKVMYFLFAFKDGAEAAKLHCSVAFHSEK